The proteins below come from a single Polynucleobacter necessarius genomic window:
- a CDS encoding carboxypeptidase regulatory-like domain-containing protein gives MKKLIKWSIAAACLLLGAVTWAQIPSTQHSNGISYISGGVGEEETVAILAEAKQWPLLLELSQIENGRGVWIFGVRIKILNGKRQLLFDAQADGPYMLINLDAGKYVIDASYQGVSQQRFISVKANSSQKISLFWK, from the coding sequence ATGAAAAAACTTATTAAATGGTCAATCGCCGCAGCCTGCCTCTTGCTGGGTGCGGTTACTTGGGCGCAAATTCCGTCTACCCAACACTCGAATGGAATCTCGTATATCTCTGGTGGGGTTGGAGAGGAAGAGACGGTTGCGATCCTGGCTGAGGCAAAGCAATGGCCTTTATTGCTTGAGCTATCTCAAATTGAAAATGGTAGAGGCGTCTGGATTTTTGGTGTCAGAATCAAAATTCTGAATGGGAAGAGGCAACTTTTATTTGACGCTCAGGCAGATGGTCCCTACATGCTCATCAATCTTGATGCGGGTAAGTATGTGATTGACGCTAGCTATCAAGGCGTCAGTCAACAACGGTTCATTAGCGTAAAAGCGAATTCATCGCAAAAAATTTCGCTATTTTGGAAGTAA
- a CDS encoding heme lyase CcmF/NrfE family subunit, which yields MIPEFGHYALILAFCIALIQGVLPLLGAHYGRRELLVIARPTAQVSFLLIALAFVILAWSFYVNDFSVLYVAEHSNSQLPVIYRLGAVWGGHEGSLLLWIFLLSTWTILVAQLSKALDEFMVARVIGVLGLVTNGLLLFILTTSNPFERLLPAAQDGRSLNPLLQDPGLVFHPPMLYMGYVGFSVAFAFAIASLLSGRLDAAWARWSRPWTTAAWIFLTLGIALGSWWAYCELGWGGWWFWDPVENASFIPWLVGTALLHSLAVTEKRGGFKSWTVLLAITAFSFSLLGTFLVRSGVLTSVHAFATDPRRGIFILILLTIVVGSSLVLYAWRAPKNTLGGKFSLSSREIFILLGNVFLVVSAGSVLLGTLYPLLIDALHLGKISVGPPYFNSVFVPIMVPLLMLMGIGPLAQWKNTDLGSVIKRLWLAGFIAAVAGIAIPLIMGQFTWLAGLSFLLAFWIIVSGCLQILRQVKQGKPTRSFMGMQFAHLGIAIFVIGITMVGAYQEEKDVRMLAGDTVNVGGYQIKLIDVSKVPGPNYEAMRGTFLLLKNGNAQATLYPEKRNYFSSTMPMTEAAIDAGLTRDIYVSLGEELGDRSWAVRVYYKPFVDWIWGGCLFMALGGILAISDKRYRMKLKKAVS from the coding sequence ATGATTCCTGAGTTTGGTCATTACGCCCTGATATTGGCATTTTGTATTGCATTGATTCAAGGGGTATTGCCATTACTCGGCGCGCATTATGGTCGTCGTGAATTGTTGGTGATCGCAAGGCCAACCGCCCAAGTTTCTTTTTTGCTGATTGCGCTTGCATTTGTCATTTTGGCGTGGAGTTTTTACGTTAATGATTTCTCAGTCCTTTATGTTGCCGAGCACTCCAATTCGCAGTTGCCAGTAATTTATCGCTTGGGTGCAGTGTGGGGTGGTCATGAGGGATCGCTCTTGCTCTGGATTTTCTTATTGAGCACCTGGACGATTCTGGTTGCTCAACTCTCCAAGGCATTAGATGAATTTATGGTTGCCCGAGTGATTGGTGTTCTCGGGTTGGTTACTAACGGTCTGCTGTTGTTTATCTTAACAACTTCCAATCCGTTTGAGCGTCTTTTGCCGGCCGCTCAAGATGGTCGATCACTAAATCCTTTATTACAAGATCCTGGATTGGTTTTTCATCCGCCGATGTTGTATATGGGTTACGTCGGTTTCTCAGTTGCGTTTGCGTTCGCTATCGCCTCCTTATTGTCGGGGCGATTGGATGCTGCTTGGGCGCGTTGGTCGCGACCTTGGACTACGGCCGCTTGGATTTTCTTAACGCTCGGTATCGCATTGGGCTCATGGTGGGCTTATTGCGAACTCGGTTGGGGCGGTTGGTGGTTTTGGGACCCCGTAGAAAATGCCTCGTTCATTCCTTGGTTGGTCGGAACGGCATTGCTACATTCTTTGGCGGTTACTGAAAAGCGCGGTGGCTTTAAAAGCTGGACAGTTTTGCTGGCGATTACCGCGTTCTCCTTTTCCTTATTGGGAACATTTCTGGTTCGTTCTGGTGTGTTGACCTCAGTACATGCGTTTGCTACCGATCCCAGGCGCGGCATTTTTATCTTAATTTTGCTAACAATTGTTGTGGGTTCTTCGCTGGTTCTCTATGCGTGGCGCGCACCCAAAAATACCTTGGGGGGTAAATTTAGTTTAAGTTCCAGAGAGATATTCATTTTGCTCGGTAATGTTTTCTTGGTGGTATCGGCGGGTTCAGTATTGCTGGGCACTCTCTACCCGCTACTGATTGACGCATTGCATCTTGGCAAAATTTCTGTAGGGCCACCTTACTTTAATAGTGTGTTTGTTCCGATCATGGTTCCGCTTTTAATGCTAATGGGGATAGGTCCATTGGCCCAATGGAAAAATACGGATTTAGGCTCTGTCATCAAGCGCTTATGGCTCGCTGGTTTTATAGCCGCGGTCGCTGGAATCGCAATACCGCTCATCATGGGGCAATTTACTTGGCTGGCCGGATTAAGTTTCTTATTAGCATTTTGGATCATTGTCTCAGGATGCTTGCAAATTCTTCGACAAGTAAAGCAGGGTAAACCTACCCGCTCATTTATGGGTATGCAATTTGCTCATCTTGGTATAGCCATTTTTGTTATTGGCATTACTATGGTTGGCGCTTACCAAGAAGAAAAAGATGTGCGCATGCTTGCGGGTGACACCGTTAATGTTGGTGGGTATCAAATCAAGTTGATTGATGTTTCTAAGGTTCCAGGCCCGAACTATGAAGCTATGCGTGGCACATTTTTATTGTTGAAAAATGGCAATGCTCAAGCGACTCTTTACCCAGAAAAGCGTAACTATTTTTCATCGACGATGCCGATGACAGAGGCTGCAATTGATGCTGGATTGACTCGTGATATCTATGTATCGCTCGGTGAAGAGCTTGGCGATCGATCATGGGCAGTCAGGGTCTATTACAAACCCTTCGTTGATTGGATTTGGGGCGGATGTTTGTTCATGGCTTTGGGCGGTATTCTGGCTATTTCCGATAAG
- the ccmA gene encoding cytochrome c biogenesis heme-transporting ATPase CcmA produces the protein MTSPISPSFSPISQKLEAQALNCARGERTLFSGLNLEVNAGECLHVRGENGVGKTSLLRLLSGLSKPEFGTIHWGKQPISSDIKAYHRELLFLGHRDALKEELTALENLQMYAAIDDVQLPLEVTIAALVRFGLRGREYLPVHCLSAGQKRRVLMARMLIRGARLWILDEPFNALDVHASAELEGLIEGHLAVGGMVILTSHQPVDLPGLRELDL, from the coding sequence ATGACAAGCCCTATTTCTCCCTCCTTTAGTCCGATCAGCCAAAAGCTTGAAGCTCAAGCACTCAATTGTGCGCGAGGCGAGCGCACTTTATTTTCTGGTTTGAATCTCGAGGTTAATGCAGGCGAGTGCTTGCATGTGCGAGGCGAGAATGGAGTTGGTAAAACAAGCCTGTTACGTCTTTTGTCTGGCCTATCGAAACCGGAGTTTGGCACTATTCATTGGGGTAAGCAACCCATTTCTTCCGATATCAAGGCATATCATCGCGAGCTGTTGTTCTTGGGGCATCGCGATGCATTGAAAGAAGAGTTAACGGCTTTAGAGAATTTACAAATGTATGCGGCGATTGATGATGTGCAACTTCCTCTTGAGGTTACTATCGCTGCTTTAGTACGTTTTGGTTTGCGTGGCCGTGAGTATTTGCCGGTGCATTGTTTATCTGCTGGGCAGAAACGGCGTGTGTTAATGGCGCGTATGTTGATACGTGGTGCGCGTCTTTGGATTTTGGATGAGCCTTTTAATGCATTGGATGTTCATGCCTCTGCTGAGTTAGAGGGGCTGATTGAGGGACATCTTGCCGTTGGAGGTATGGTGATATTGACGAGCCATCAGCCTGTTGACCTGCCTGGCTTACGAGAACTGGATCTATGA
- a CDS encoding MBL fold metallo-hydrolase, whose translation MLVWKNPATEKMEAHPAGEAMGYIIELENSFKIWHMGDTGLFSDMKFISEHYKPDLVLIPIGGNFTMAPDDAAFALKTWIKPRMVIPMHYNSNPMAKGTLAEFQAAMKGSNIKVIPMTEGEVVQF comes from the coding sequence TTGTTAGTATGGAAAAACCCTGCGACAGAAAAAATGGAAGCTCATCCTGCCGGTGAGGCGATGGGTTACATCATTGAGTTGGAAAATAGTTTCAAGATTTGGCACATGGGTGACACCGGCCTGTTCAGTGATATGAAATTTATCAGCGAACACTACAAACCAGACTTGGTATTAATTCCTATTGGTGGCAACTTCACAATGGCTCCAGATGATGCGGCATTTGCATTGAAAACTTGGATTAAGCCGAGGATGGTGATCCCAATGCACTACAACTCAAATCCAATGGCTAAAGGTACTTTGGCAGAATTCCAGGCGGCAATGAAGGGTAGCAATATCAAGGTCATCCCAATGACCGAGGGGGAAGTTGTTCAGTTTTGA
- a CDS encoding zinc-binding dehydrogenase, whose translation MDYSQPNWVEEVIKATGGKKANVVCDSVAKDTFLGSLECAAPFGTVALFGAASGPAPEIQPEILNKKGCLFLTRPSVFPHNATHTLLQENVKAVFGAIAKGRVN comes from the coding sequence ATAGATTATTCGCAACCCAATTGGGTTGAGGAAGTTATCAAAGCGACTGGCGGGAAAAAAGCAAATGTTGTCTGTGATTCTGTAGCAAAAGATACCTTCTTAGGTTCTTTGGAGTGCGCTGCTCCGTTTGGTACGGTTGCGCTTTTTGGTGCGGCTTCAGGGCCAGCTCCAGAGATTCAGCCTGAAATTTTGAATAAGAAGGGTTGCTTGTTCCTAACCAGACCTTCGGTTTTCCCGCACAATGCAACGCATACTCTTTTGCAAGAGAATGTCAAGGCTGTCTTTGGGGCGATTGCAAAAGGGCGGGTAAATTGA
- the ccmD gene encoding heme exporter protein CcmD, with protein MGETIGRGKELMWNSPAEFFAMGGYALYVWSSFGVCALVLLIEPLSIRMRNKVIIQRIKQERIAEQFDVESSREAKT; from the coding sequence TTGGGTGAGACAATTGGACGAGGTAAAGAACTGATGTGGAATAGTCCTGCAGAGTTTTTTGCAATGGGTGGCTACGCACTTTATGTGTGGAGCAGTTTTGGTGTTTGTGCACTCGTTTTATTGATTGAGCCTTTGAGCATACGAATGCGCAACAAAGTGATTATTCAGAGAATAAAGCAAGAGCGTATCGCTGAGCAGTTTGATGTGGAAAGTAGCCGTGAAGCCAAGACATAA
- a CDS encoding MBL fold metallo-hydrolase, protein MKSTFLRSAISYAFSFAFLATSSAYVSAQSTAAATAKGKTELLWFGQDGFRIKSPEGKMTLIDPWITGGPKTPPQYKNDLTTIGPIDLLLVTHAHADHIGDAPTVAKSNNIKLYGPADMVTPLTTLGILPADLGWRFNKTGRVNPLPWYQGYCCSSRALLIVSMEKPCDRKNGSSSCR, encoded by the coding sequence ATGAAATCTACATTTTTAAGAAGTGCTATTAGTTACGCATTTTCCTTTGCATTTCTAGCAACCTCAAGCGCTTATGTGTCAGCGCAATCTACAGCTGCAGCCACTGCAAAAGGAAAAACAGAGCTTCTGTGGTTTGGCCAGGATGGCTTTCGGATCAAATCCCCTGAGGGCAAGATGACTTTGATTGACCCTTGGATTACTGGTGGCCCTAAGACTCCACCGCAATACAAAAATGACTTGACCACGATTGGCCCAATTGATCTCCTTTTGGTAACCCATGCACATGCTGATCATATTGGTGATGCACCAACTGTTGCCAAGTCCAACAACATTAAGCTCTATGGCCCTGCAGACATGGTGACCCCGTTAACAACTTTAGGTATCTTGCCTGCCGATCTGGGTTGGCGATTTAACAAAACAGGTCGCGTAAACCCGCTGCCTTGGTATCAAGGTTACTGCTGTTCAAGCAGAGCACTCCTCATTGTTAGTATGGAAAAACCCTGCGACAGAAAAAATGGAAGCTCATCCTGCCGGTGA
- the ccmC gene encoding heme ABC transporter permease CcmC: MTDNNTFSKNRSVNWFKLSSPSTFYPVAGKLIPVFWVLAAAFGIAGLWVSFFVAPVDAVQAQGYRIIFIHVPASWMSMFIYLVMAMWAGFGLVFNTRLSAMTAQALAPIGAWMAFLSLWTGAFWGKPMWGAWWVWDARLTSELILLFLYLGFIALQSSIDNPRRTDKAGAILALVGVVNVPIIYFSVKWWNTLHQGASVSLTKAPAMAQTMLLGMLLMALCFWMYSIAVGLMRVRTIILEREGHTDWVRQLDEVKN; encoded by the coding sequence ATGACAGATAACAATACATTTTCAAAAAATCGTTCGGTGAATTGGTTTAAATTATCCAGCCCAAGCACCTTTTATCCAGTAGCGGGCAAACTCATCCCTGTTTTTTGGGTGTTGGCAGCTGCCTTCGGTATTGCTGGCCTATGGGTAAGTTTTTTTGTTGCCCCGGTGGATGCTGTTCAAGCACAGGGTTATCGCATTATCTTTATTCACGTGCCTGCATCTTGGATGTCGATGTTTATTTATTTGGTGATGGCGATGTGGGCGGGCTTTGGGTTAGTGTTTAACACTCGATTATCGGCCATGACGGCGCAGGCACTAGCGCCGATTGGCGCATGGATGGCATTCCTTTCCCTATGGACGGGTGCGTTTTGGGGTAAGCCCATGTGGGGCGCTTGGTGGGTATGGGACGCGCGCCTTACCTCCGAACTCATTCTGCTGTTTCTCTACTTGGGATTTATCGCACTCCAATCATCCATTGATAATCCACGTCGTACTGATAAGGCGGGTGCTATTTTGGCTTTAGTGGGCGTCGTGAATGTGCCCATTATTTATTTCTCGGTGAAATGGTGGAATACGCTCCATCAAGGCGCCTCCGTATCGCTGACAAAAGCACCGGCTATGGCACAGACCATGTTGCTAGGAATGTTATTAATGGCCCTGTGCTTCTGGATGTATTCGATTGCAGTCGGATTGATGCGAGTACGCACCATTATTTTGGAGCGTGAAGGACATACGGATTGGGTGAGACAATTGGACGAGGTAAAGAACTGA
- the ccmB gene encoding heme exporter protein CcmB: MSALFAVIQRDLLLVMRRKSEVLTALFFFIVVTSLFPLGIGADAALLRKIAPGVIWVSALLATLLGLHRMFAADYADGTLEQLLLSPQPFVLLIAGKIIAHWIVCGLPLVILAPIIGIQFDLDGSAMNVLMGTLLLGTPVLSLLGSIGAALTLGVRGGSVLISLLILPLYIPVLIFGAGAVYATSVGLDASGHFSVLGALLILALAFVPWVSAQAVKIAIE, from the coding sequence ATGAGCGCTTTATTTGCTGTGATTCAGCGAGATCTCCTCTTGGTGATGCGCCGCAAGAGCGAAGTGCTTACTGCCTTATTTTTCTTTATTGTCGTAACGAGTTTGTTTCCACTTGGCATTGGAGCTGACGCAGCTTTACTACGTAAGATCGCCCCCGGAGTCATTTGGGTGTCGGCTCTACTAGCTACTTTATTGGGGTTGCATCGCATGTTCGCTGCGGATTACGCCGATGGCACCCTAGAGCAGTTGCTTCTATCGCCGCAACCCTTCGTACTATTAATTGCTGGGAAAATCATTGCTCACTGGATTGTGTGTGGACTTCCGCTAGTCATACTGGCACCCATTATTGGCATTCAATTTGATTTAGATGGCAGTGCTATGAATGTGCTGATGGGAACCTTGTTATTGGGAACACCTGTTTTATCGCTGCTGGGTTCAATAGGCGCTGCCTTAACTTTAGGTGTTCGCGGGGGTAGCGTGTTGATAAGCTTATTAATACTACCTTTGTATATTCCCGTATTGATTTTTGGAGCAGGCGCAGTGTACGCGACTAGTGTGGGTTTAGATGCCAGTGGCCATTTTTCTGTATTGGGCGCTTTATTGATTTTGGCTTTAGCATTTGTACCCTGGGTCAGTGCCCAGGCAGTAAAGATTGCGATTGAATGA